A genome region from Polyodon spathula isolate WHYD16114869_AA chromosome 19, ASM1765450v1, whole genome shotgun sequence includes the following:
- the LOC121294960 gene encoding myelin expression factor 2-like codes for MAAIVEVEQQEQQEEAAQIAITEIQNEQEPENNTNGVKTTTESEETPKEQSTLKEKSNLNKKSRFQPYSKDRNAGSGEKKGTHRNRVFISNIPYDMKWQAIKDLMREKVGEVTYVELFKDAEGKSRGCGVVEFKDEEFVKKAIDVMNKYDLSGRPLNIKEDPDGEHARRMLQRTGLFPGGRGQDGGPGVMNLPPSIANNPNIPPEIISGLQDGRLGTTVFVANLDFKVGWKKLKEVFGMAGTVKRADVKEDKEGKSRGMGTVTFDQALEAVQAISMLNGQFLFDRPMHVKMDDKSIPHDDFRPIEKTPQLPRGLSGIGLGLGPGGQPINANRLSGGSGGGGGMGNMGPGAMSGMDRPGFGGMSRMGTGVSGSGGYGGGMDGISNMGGYGGRDLAPIGRMGGMDDYRGNLGTGMGGVGSGMGGMSGRMGSGMGDMHRSGISGMDRDFSRSDLPMNRGYGESFGAMGGGMGGFGGGMGSAGMSLMAHGLGSGMNSMGVGMGMDRMSSSYDRMGGGGGGMDMNRGFSGFGSGPMGGGKSDRGSGSKGCQIFVRNLPFDLTWQKLKENFIHCGQVMFAEIKMENGRSKGCGTVRFDSPESAENACRIMNGTRINGREVDVRMDRNA; via the exons AATCTGAACAAGAAAAGCAGATTTCAACCTTATTCCAAAGACAGGAATGCAGGCTCTGGAGAGAAGAAGGGGACTCATCGAAACAGAGTGTTTATTAGCAATATCCCGTACGACATGAAATGGCAAGCCATTAAAGATCTTATGAGAGAGAAAG TTGGTGAGGTTACATACGTGGAGCTCTTTAAGGATGCTGAAGGAAAGTCAAGG GGTTGTGG TGTTGTAGAGTTCAAAGATGAAGAGTTTGTAAAGAAGGCAATAGATGTTATGAACAAATATGATCTCAGTGGAAGACCACTCAACATCAAAGAG GATCCTGATGGCGAACATGCTCGTAGGATGCTACAGCGTACTGGATTGTTCCCAGGTGGACGTGGGCAAGATGGGGGACCTGGTGTAATGAACCTGCCACCTTCTATTGCTAATAATCCAAATATTCCCCCTGAAATCATCAGTGGATTACAAGATGGAAGGCTTGGAACAACAGTGTTTGTTGCCAAT cttgatTTCAAAGTTGGATGGAAAAAGCTTAAGGAGGTGTTTGGCATGGCTGGAACAGTTAAAAGAGCAGATGTCAAAGAAGACAAGGAGGGCAAAAGTCGCGGAATGGGAACTGTTACTTTTGATCAAGCCCTAGAAGCAGTGCAGGCCATCT CAATGTTAAATGGACAGTTTTTGTTTGATAGGCCTATGCATGTAAAGAtg GATGACAAGTCTATTCCTCATGATGACTTCCGTCCAATAGAAAAAACACCTCAGTTGCCTC GTGGGCTCAGTGGTATTGGATTGGGTCTTGGACCTGGAGGTCAACCAATTAATGCAAACAGGTTGAGTGGaggaagtggaggaggaggaggaatggGAAACATGGGCCCTGGGG CTATGAGTGGAATGGATAGACCTGGTTTTGGTGGTATGAGCAGGATGGGAACAG GAGTTAGTGGTAGTGGTGGATATGGCGGTGGGATGGATGGGATAAGCAACATGGGAGGCTATGGAGGCAGGGACTTGGCACCTATTGGAAGGATGGGGG GAATGGATGATTATAGAGGAAACCTGGGCACTGGTATGGGTGGAGTGGGCAGTGGCATGGGGGGAATGAGTGGCAGAATGGGCAGTGGCATGGGAG aTATGCATCGTTCGGGAATAAGTGGCATGGATAGAGATTTCAGCAGAAGTGATTTGCCTATGAACCGAGGGTACGGAGAGTCTTTTGGAGCAATGG GAGGAGGAATGGGAGGATTTGGAGGTGGAATGGGTAGTGCTGGCATGAGTCTAATGGCACATGGATTAG gTAGTGGAATGAACAGCATGGGAGTTGGAATGGGTATGGACCGCATGAGCTCCAGTTATGATCGaatgggtggtggtggtggtggtatggATATGAATCGTGGCTTCAGTGGTTTTGGATCTGGCCCTATGGGGGGAGGAAAGTCAGACAGAGGATCTGGTAGCAAGGGTTGCCAGATTTTTGTCAGAAAT CTTCCATTTGATCTTACCTGGCAGAAGTTGAAAGAAAACTTCATCCATTGTG GTCAAGTTATGTTTGCAGAAATTAAAATGGAGAATGGAAGATCTAAAGGTTGTGGTACGGTTCGTTTTGATTCACCAGAAAGTGCAGAAAATGCTTGTAGAATTATGAATGGCACAAGGATCAATGGAAGAGAGGTAGATGTTCGGATGGATCGTAACGCATAA
- the slc24a5 gene encoding sodium/potassium/calcium exchanger 5 codes for MVTSTFRERRKKRREIVFYITGVFLVLYGTVHLIYRVSASSVSQSAVRVRRDVENETRCVPPPSSEFPEAFFTPQERKDGGVVIYFMIIFYMLLAVSIVCEDYFLPSLELISERLGLSQDVAGATFMAAGSSAPELVTTFLGVFVTKGDIGVSTIVGSAVYNLLAICAACGLLSSVVSRLTCWPLFRDCVAYAISVSAVIAIISDSKIYWYEAASLLLIYGVYIVVLCFDIRINQYILKRFSPCCHCLTEAMEESSEQQSLVGWNEDSGLLLHRHSRTDSGIFQEDSGYSQLSLSLHGLNEISDGHPCVFTIPEADLKRILWVLSLPIILLLFLTIPDCRRQFWKRWFLITFFMAAVWISAFTYILVWMVTVVGETLGIPDTVMGLTLLAAGTSIPDTVASVLVAREGKGDMAMSNIVGSNVFDMLCLGLPWFIKTVFVDTTSPVEVNSTGLLYTASALLLSIVFIFLAVHLNRWKLDKKLGAVCLLFYILFATLSILYELGIIGSNPIRACSD; via the exons TTTCTGCATCTTCTGTTTCCCAAAGTGCAGTAAGAGTTCGACGCGATGTAG agaatgaaactcgCTGCGTGCCTCCCCCATCTTCAGAGTTTCCAGAAGCGTTTTTCACCCCGCAAGAAAGAAAGGACGGGggtgttgttatttatttcatgatCATTTTTTACATGCTGTTAGCAGTCTCTATTGTTTGTGAAGACTACTTCTTACCTTCCTTGGAACTGATCAGTGAAC GTCTTGGTCTATCCCAGGATGTTGCTGGAGCAACTTTCATGGCCGCTGGTAGCTCAGCCCCAGAACTGGTCACCACATTTCTAG GTGTATTTGTTACAAAGGGAGACATTGGTGTCAGTACCATAGTTGGATCAGCAGTTTACAATTTACTAGCTATTTGTGCTGCGTGTGGATTATTATCATCAGTG GTATCAAGGCTAACCTGTTGGCCGTTGTTCAGAGACTGTGTGGCGTACGCGATAAGTGTATCGGCAGTTATTGCAATAATCTCTGACAGCAAAATATACTG GTATGAGGCTGCCTCTCTGTTACTGATTTATGGGGTGTACATTGTGGTTCTTTGCTTTGACATCCGCATCAACCAGTACATATTAAAGAGGTTTAGTCCATGCTGTCACTGCCTGActgaagcaatggaggagagtaGTGAGCAGCAGTCATTAGTTGGATGGAATGAAGACAGTGGATTGTTGCTGCACAGGCATTCCAGAACGGACAGTGGGATCTTTCAGGAAGACTCGGGTTACTCACAGCTTTCACTTAGTTTACACGGACTAAATGAAATTTCTGATG GTCATCCATGTGTCTTTACGATACCTGAAGCAGACCTGAAGAGAATTCTGTGGGTACTGTCCCTACCCATCATCTTATTACTGTTTTTAACCATTCCTGACTGTCGAAGGCAGTTCTGGAAAAGATGGTTCTTGATCACCTTCTTcatggctgcagtgtggattTCTGCATTTACATATATCCTTGTCTGGATGGTCACAGTAGTAG GAGAAACCTTGGGGATCCCAGACACTGTGATGGGCCTCACCCTTTTGGCAGCAGGAACAAGCATTCCTGACACTGTTGCAAGTGTACTGGTTGCGAGAGAAG gAAAGGGAGATATGGCAATGTCTAATATTGTTGGATCCAATGTATTCGACATGCTTTGTCTTGGTTTACCATGGTTCATTAAGACAGTATTTGTGGACACAACTTCACCTGTGGAAGTAAACAGCACAGGTTTGTTGTACACAGCTTCAGCCCTTCTTCTGtccattgtatttatatttctggCTGTACATCTAAATAGGTGGAAATTAGATAAGAAGCTTGGTGCTGTATGCTTGCTTTTCTATATTCTCTTTGCAACATTATCCATTTTGTATGAACTTGGAATTATTGGAAGCAATCCAATAAGAGCATGCAGTGACTGA